One genomic region from Flagellimonas oceani encodes:
- a CDS encoding RNA polymerase sigma factor produces MFSIYHTYLDKGTPITDIRDKATYKKVFNLFYRELVVYAHNFLYNLQASEDLVQDVFIQLWENSHELNIHTSIKSYLYASVRNKCYNRLRDIKIEDDLNLIDLNANLTSDYEMEGHEPQEKQKVYQQVMDVVEEFPDNMKRIFQLKFFEDYKYADIAEEMGISINSVKTQLKRAKAKINEAIAFIVFLLTYF; encoded by the coding sequence TTGTTTTCCATATACCATACGTATTTGGATAAGGGCACACCCATTACTGATATCAGGGACAAAGCTACCTATAAAAAAGTCTTTAATCTATTTTATAGGGAGTTGGTGGTTTATGCGCACAATTTTCTCTATAATCTCCAAGCCAGTGAGGACCTGGTCCAAGACGTCTTTATCCAACTCTGGGAAAATTCCCATGAATTGAATATACATACTTCCATAAAGTCGTATTTATATGCTTCTGTACGAAATAAATGCTATAATCGATTAAGGGACATAAAGATCGAGGATGACCTTAATTTGATCGATTTGAACGCCAACCTGACCTCCGATTATGAAATGGAAGGTCACGAACCCCAAGAAAAGCAAAAAGTCTACCAGCAGGTGATGGATGTGGTGGAAGAATTTCCCGATAATATGAAGCGAATATTCCAGTTGAAATTCTTTGAAGATTACAAGTATGCTGATATAGCCGAGGAAATGGGGATTTCCATCAACTCGGTCAAAACACAGCTCAAAAGGGCAAAGGCCAAGATAAACGAAGCAATTGCGTTTATTGTTTTTTTGCTGACCTATTTTTAG
- a CDS encoding RagB/SusD family nutrient uptake outer membrane protein, with protein sequence MKTFKYIFILIVGLLSSCQLAEDLDDYEPLNALDANKAIVDESTAELALAGVYAGFHQQSGGGGIPEIYTIPSLMSGTLVNSFLINTDEVQGYVNNNPLAVNTSQGLGAYTRMYDVINRANWLIEKASELTDDKFPTPGRRQEILAETRMLRATANFYLLRLWGQFYDMDSKYGISIRTEPSRSGEALPRSTVRETYEVIMEDLDYAIANAPDIRTKSYTNRAYAMGLKAKVLLYQGNYDEAATLARDVMDASPGEFALADTYGEIFLNHATPELFDSSEIVFGTKGDPVAGVGIGNVIGTIYIVSPQYIASEVGTTEVGGQTIVHDGGRISGTIMEGFFGFDSLKSNFNFEPANNRYEMIYHLRMAEVYLIYAEAEARAQNAVTPDALNALNEIRARAGATTTGGDGFETYPATISLPQFLEAVRIEKRMELGVEIGEDWFDMVRYHFVDGFDVSTVKPSATDPDKYILPIDYITIEAGKNVVEQNPNY encoded by the coding sequence ATGAAAACATTCAAATATATATTTATTCTTATAGTGGGACTTCTGTCCTCCTGTCAATTGGCCGAAGATCTGGATGATTATGAGCCGCTCAATGCCCTGGACGCGAACAAGGCCATTGTGGATGAGTCCACGGCAGAGTTGGCCCTGGCTGGGGTCTATGCAGGATTCCACCAACAAAGTGGGGGAGGCGGCATTCCGGAAATCTATACCATTCCCTCGCTGATGAGCGGGACATTGGTCAACTCCTTCCTGATCAATACCGATGAGGTACAGGGATATGTCAACAATAATCCACTGGCGGTCAATACCAGTCAAGGGTTGGGGGCCTATACCCGGATGTACGATGTGATCAATCGTGCCAATTGGTTGATCGAGAAAGCGAGCGAACTCACCGATGACAAGTTTCCCACTCCTGGCAGGAGACAGGAAATCCTTGCGGAGACACGGATGTTGCGAGCGACCGCAAATTTCTACTTGTTGCGTCTTTGGGGACAGTTCTATGATATGGACTCCAAATATGGCATCAGTATCAGGACCGAACCTTCCCGATCTGGGGAGGCGCTCCCTAGAAGTACGGTGCGTGAAACATATGAGGTGATTATGGAGGATCTGGATTATGCCATAGCCAATGCCCCCGACATTAGAACAAAGAGTTATACCAATCGCGCGTATGCCATGGGGCTTAAGGCAAAGGTGTTATTGTATCAGGGAAATTATGACGAGGCTGCCACTTTGGCCAGGGACGTCATGGATGCCTCGCCAGGAGAATTTGCATTGGCCGATACCTATGGTGAAATTTTCTTGAACCATGCCACCCCGGAGCTTTTTGATAGCAGCGAGATTGTATTCGGTACCAAAGGAGATCCTGTAGCAGGTGTGGGCATTGGTAACGTTATCGGAACCATTTATATCGTATCGCCTCAATATATAGCTTCAGAGGTCGGAACGACGGAAGTAGGAGGTCAGACCATCGTTCATGATGGGGGGCGGATATCCGGAACGATCATGGAAGGCTTTTTTGGGTTTGATAGTTTAAAGTCCAACTTCAATTTTGAACCGGCCAATAACAGGTATGAAATGATCTATCATCTGCGCATGGCCGAAGTATATCTTATTTATGCGGAAGCGGAAGCTCGTGCCCAAAATGCAGTAACACCGGATGCACTCAACGCCCTTAACGAAATTAGGGCAAGGGCGGGAGCCACTACTACAGGAGGAGATGGCTTTGAAACCTATCCGGCAACCATCAGCTTGCCCCAGTTTTTGGAAGCAGTTCGCATTGAAAAACGAATGGAACTAGGGGTTGAAATAGGTGAAGACTGGTTTGATATGGTACGGTACCACTTCGTGGACGGCTTTGATGTGTCCACGGTAAAGCCATCGGCCACCGACCCGGACAAATATATCCTGCCCATAGATTATATCACCATTGAAGCAGGCAAGAATGTGGTGGAACAAAATCCTAATTATTAA
- a CDS encoding FecR family protein, with product MEFKLIIKKLNGTLTPEEATVFDQWFNESPKHAAYFEKVKVMHDKDVGTIKQDKAWRTIERKLERKTKYRIWRYAAAAVFAGIVVSTFLFRKDVQAPLHPESQTEVVRSELKIGTDKAILTLTDGTEIALEKGSSQTLGNATSNGQEIVYQPTYSEETVPPEFNYLTVPRGGQFSVALSDGTQVWLNSESQLKYPVAFAKGGTRVVELLYGEAYFEVSPSTENDGAPFKVATETQEVTVLGTQFNIKAYGDEETIQTTLVEGKVQVNVGKESSMLRPKQQSIVLPGSNKIEVKEVDVYSATSWKKGIFSFNDMPLGEIMKVLARWYDIDVVFGDPALKNSSFTGVLRKNQHIEVILESIKTTTNMKYEINKKTVIFK from the coding sequence ATGGAATTCAAACTCATCATAAAAAAGTTGAACGGTACATTGACCCCTGAGGAGGCAACGGTCTTTGATCAATGGTTCAATGAGTCACCAAAACATGCGGCCTATTTTGAAAAGGTGAAGGTCATGCACGACAAGGATGTAGGAACGATCAAACAGGACAAGGCTTGGCGTACTATTGAAAGAAAACTGGAAAGAAAGACTAAGTACCGCATATGGAGGTATGCCGCTGCTGCCGTTTTTGCAGGGATTGTGGTTTCAACGTTTTTGTTCAGGAAAGACGTGCAAGCTCCCTTGCATCCCGAATCGCAAACTGAAGTGGTACGGTCTGAACTGAAAATAGGAACGGACAAAGCCATTTTGACACTGACCGATGGTACCGAAATAGCCTTGGAGAAGGGAAGTTCCCAGACGTTGGGGAATGCTACTTCCAATGGTCAGGAAATCGTATACCAACCAACGTATTCAGAGGAAACGGTCCCTCCCGAATTCAATTATTTGACCGTTCCCCGGGGAGGGCAGTTTTCAGTGGCCCTATCCGATGGTACCCAGGTTTGGTTGAACTCGGAATCACAGTTGAAATATCCCGTTGCCTTTGCCAAAGGGGGGACACGGGTAGTGGAGCTGCTCTATGGGGAAGCCTATTTTGAGGTATCTCCCAGTACGGAAAACGACGGTGCACCATTCAAGGTTGCCACAGAAACCCAAGAGGTTACGGTGTTGGGCACCCAGTTCAACATTAAGGCCTATGGCGATGAGGAAACCATACAGACAACCTTGGTGGAAGGCAAGGTGCAGGTCAATGTTGGCAAGGAAAGTAGCATGTTGAGGCCCAAGCAGCAATCCATTGTGCTTCCTGGCTCCAATAAAATCGAGGTCAAGGAAGTGGATGTCTATTCCGCTACCTCATGGAAAAAGGGGATTTTCAGTTTTAACGATATGCCCCTTGGGGAAATCATGAAAGTTCTGGCAAGATGGTACGATATCGATGTGGTCTTTGGCGACCCTGCCCTAAAAAACAGCTCTTTTACCGGGGTGTTGCGAAAAAACCAACATATCGAAGTGATACTGGAATCCATTAAAACAACCACCAATATGAAGTATGAAATAAATAAGAAAACCGTGATTTTTAAATAA
- the fabG gene encoding 3-oxoacyl-ACP reductase FabG encodes MMEKRLKDKVALVTGGARGIGKAISELFAAHGAIVVILDVLEEGKVIAEDIRSHGGRAEYYLLSVTDKNAVNQLCERVFAAYGRIDILINNAGITRDRTLEKMTQEEWEMVMDVNLKGVFNCTQAVVPYMKENKWGRIVSAASNVGLRGNFGQTNYAATKAGIIAMSKTWTLELGKYGITANAVAPGLTMTEMVEKIPEKQLDAIIESIPLKTVAQPMDIAYGYLYLASDEARYVSGICLTIDGGISR; translated from the coding sequence ATGATGGAAAAAAGGTTAAAAGATAAAGTGGCTTTGGTGACCGGTGGTGCACGAGGTATAGGAAAAGCCATTTCCGAACTCTTTGCTGCCCATGGTGCCATAGTGGTTATTTTGGATGTTCTGGAAGAGGGTAAAGTGATTGCTGAGGATATCCGGTCCCATGGGGGTAGAGCCGAATATTACTTGCTTTCCGTTACGGACAAAAATGCAGTGAACCAATTATGTGAAAGGGTCTTTGCCGCATATGGACGTATTGACATCCTTATTAATAACGCAGGGATCACACGGGACCGAACTTTGGAAAAGATGACCCAAGAAGAATGGGAAATGGTCATGGACGTCAATCTAAAAGGGGTCTTTAATTGTACGCAAGCCGTAGTCCCCTATATGAAAGAAAATAAATGGGGCAGGATCGTGAGTGCGGCATCCAATGTTGGGCTACGAGGCAATTTTGGACAGACCAATTATGCGGCCACCAAAGCCGGTATCATCGCCATGTCGAAGACCTGGACCTTGGAATTGGGCAAGTATGGAATCACGGCAAATGCCGTGGCGCCGGGCCTGACAATGACCGAAATGGTAGAGAAGATTCCAGAAAAGCAGCTGGATGCCATTATCGAAAGCATTCCGTTAAAGACCGTTGCCCAACCCATGGATATTGCCTACGGATACCTATACTTGGCTTCCGATGAAGCACGGTATGTTTCTGGAATTTGCCTAACGATTGATGGCGGGATTTCCAGATAG
- a CDS encoding M16 family metallopeptidase produces MRHTITYLLFFGLSLIGYTQDLDLGAPLPTDPEIKKGILPNGLTYYIKSTDVTKGVASYYIIQNVGSILENDDQQGLAHFLEHMAFNGTKNFEGKGILNTMQQHGLLFGRDINAYTSFDETVYNINNVPTTPELIDTGLLVLHDWSNALLLTDQEIDAERGVITEEWRTRQSGGMRILTKSLPSVFNHTKYADRMPIGTMEVVQNFEYKALRDFYHDWYRTDLQAIAIVGDVDVDTIEAKIKKMFSTIEQVKDPKERFLVEIPQNQELLFTMAMDDEVTTSSISLGIVHPYSLEGKTVGDLKKTVLDNMAMNMLSKRVSELSRKPDAPFLGAHINYGDHSRTTKSFNVSITPKPDQQQEAFKAVLSEVVRAVKYGFTTAEIKRTIDEVKNDYENQIIKKDDRSHGQIVSIIQNNYLNHAAMTDMEQEYELVKVMLDNLDPQELHDAIRNLYGTNNRFLLVTGVKGRNNLTKAEAVALMDAVESDDSLMPYTDAFLGKTLVTGLAIEPGSIVSEEADSLGATTFTLGNGVKVHYKFADKNKNDVRLNAISYGGKSLLSNDDLPSADMLGHVINASGLGNYSPSDLPKVLAGKTAGTSIHLDGLIEGISGHSATKDVETLMQMVHLRFVAPRFDMDGFKVVLENARNYRISRSENLGEKMADSTTIALYGKNHPKRRLFDEKYINDASFERMKAIYRDRFGNAADFEFFVVGDVHKDSLKPLLETYIASIPTKATREQWKNNSDMWIKDNIEKEIYLKMEDPKSSVRIAYKNDMEYSLKNAMLARTLGDILTLRYIETLREEEGGTYGARAHGNLSKRPVQEASIAVNFDCNPEKVESLTKIAQHEITKIAKGDIQQLDLDKTLTSYLKERKQHKDYNSFDMDLLKIFYREGYDMDDPKNFEDIIQSITPKDLQAFTQELLKEAKSYSIVFKPKNHN; encoded by the coding sequence ATGAGACATACCATCACATATCTTTTATTTTTTGGGCTTTCGCTCATCGGGTACACTCAGGACCTGGACCTGGGCGCACCGCTCCCGACCGATCCAGAGATCAAGAAGGGTATATTACCCAACGGATTGACCTATTACATCAAAAGTACCGATGTTACCAAAGGGGTGGCCAGCTATTATATCATCCAGAACGTGGGGTCCATTTTGGAAAACGATGATCAACAAGGCCTGGCGCACTTTTTGGAACATATGGCCTTTAACGGGACCAAGAATTTTGAGGGCAAGGGCATATTGAACACCATGCAACAACACGGGCTGCTCTTTGGACGGGACATTAATGCCTATACGTCCTTTGATGAGACCGTGTATAACATCAACAACGTCCCGACAACTCCGGAACTCATCGATACCGGCCTGTTGGTTTTGCACGATTGGTCCAATGCCCTCTTGTTGACCGATCAGGAGATCGATGCCGAGCGGGGGGTCATCACCGAAGAATGGAGGACCCGCCAAAGTGGAGGGATGCGTATCCTTACTAAATCCCTTCCTTCGGTCTTCAACCACACCAAATATGCGGATCGCATGCCCATAGGGACCATGGAGGTGGTCCAAAATTTTGAATACAAGGCCCTGCGTGACTTTTACCATGATTGGTACCGAACGGACCTGCAGGCCATTGCCATAGTCGGGGATGTGGACGTGGATACGATAGAGGCAAAAATAAAGAAAATGTTCTCCACTATTGAACAGGTGAAAGACCCCAAAGAGCGATTTCTTGTGGAGATACCACAAAACCAGGAATTGTTGTTTACCATGGCCATGGACGATGAAGTGACGACCTCCAGTATATCCTTGGGCATTGTACATCCCTACTCATTGGAGGGTAAAACCGTGGGCGATCTAAAGAAAACGGTATTGGACAACATGGCAATGAACATGCTGTCCAAAAGGGTGAGTGAACTATCCAGAAAACCCGATGCCCCATTTTTAGGGGCCCATATCAACTATGGCGATCACTCCAGGACCACAAAATCCTTCAATGTTTCCATCACGCCAAAACCTGACCAACAACAGGAAGCGTTCAAGGCAGTGCTGTCGGAAGTGGTTAGGGCGGTGAAATATGGTTTTACCACGGCGGAAATCAAACGGACAATCGATGAGGTGAAGAACGATTATGAAAACCAGATCATAAAAAAGGACGATAGGTCACACGGTCAGATTGTTTCCATCATCCAGAACAACTACCTGAACCATGCGGCCATGACCGATATGGAACAGGAGTATGAACTGGTGAAGGTCATGCTTGATAACCTTGACCCCCAAGAACTGCACGATGCCATTAGAAATCTGTATGGTACCAATAACAGGTTTTTATTGGTCACTGGGGTGAAGGGAAGGAACAATTTGACCAAAGCGGAAGCGGTGGCCCTTATGGATGCTGTGGAAAGTGATGACAGTCTAATGCCCTATACCGATGCTTTTTTGGGCAAGACCTTGGTGACAGGGCTTGCCATTGAACCAGGAAGCATCGTATCGGAAGAAGCGGATAGTCTGGGAGCCACCACATTTACCTTGGGCAACGGGGTGAAGGTGCATTATAAATTTGCCGATAAGAACAAGAACGATGTACGCCTGAATGCCATCAGTTATGGGGGAAAGTCCCTGCTCTCCAACGATGACCTGCCCTCTGCCGATATGTTGGGCCATGTAATCAATGCCTCAGGTCTGGGGAACTATTCCCCAAGCGACCTGCCAAAGGTACTGGCAGGAAAAACCGCTGGAACAAGCATTCATTTGGATGGTTTGATAGAAGGTATCTCAGGACATTCCGCAACTAAGGATGTGGAGACCCTGATGCAGATGGTTCATCTGCGGTTTGTTGCTCCCCGCTTCGATATGGACGGATTTAAGGTGGTCCTGGAGAATGCGAGAAACTATAGGATAAGCCGAAGTGAGAACCTTGGTGAAAAAATGGCGGATAGTACCACCATAGCCCTTTATGGAAAGAATCATCCCAAACGACGGTTGTTCGATGAGAAGTACATCAACGATGCGTCTTTCGAAAGGATGAAGGCCATCTATAGGGACCGATTTGGTAATGCCGCTGATTTTGAGTTTTTCGTGGTCGGCGATGTGCACAAAGATTCCCTCAAACCCCTATTGGAAACCTATATTGCCAGCATTCCCACAAAGGCTACAAGGGAACAATGGAAGAATAATTCGGATATGTGGATCAAGGATAACATTGAAAAAGAGATCTACCTAAAAATGGAGGATCCCAAAAGCTCGGTACGGATAGCCTACAAGAACGATATGGAATACAGCTTGAAAAATGCCATGTTGGCCAGGACCCTGGGCGATATCTTGACCTTGCGGTACATCGAGACACTCCGTGAAGAGGAAGGGGGGACCTACGGGGCAAGGGCCCACGGCAATCTCTCCAAACGTCCGGTGCAGGAGGCTTCTATCGCTGTTAACTTTGATTGCAATCCCGAAAAGGTGGAATCCCTGACCAAGATCGCCCAACATGAAATTACTAAAATTGCCAAGGGGGACATCCAACAACTTGACCTTGACAAGACCCTGACCAGTTATCTAAAGGAACGAAAACAGCACAAGGACTACAATAGTTTTGATATGGATCTGCTGAAGATCTTTTACAGGGAAGGGTATGATATGGACGACCCGAAGAATTTTGAGGACATCATACAGTCAATCACCCCAAAGGATCTCCAAGCGTTCACCCAAGAATTGTTGAAAGAGGCCAAGTCCTATTCCATTGTGTTCAAACCTAAAAACCATAATTAA
- a CDS encoding SusC/RagA family TonB-linked outer membrane protein encodes MVEATATDMDGKFSLKAKPGHYLVATGIGYIMYSEQITGNKNVYAIELKENVSTLEEVVVVGYGSTKRKDLTGSVATMKAKEIVQINSQTIDQALIGKMSGVHVSAQSGAPGSGAIVHVRGLSQLVGDNQPLYVVDGVPIIINPRVAGSTALSDNRQNPLLSINPADIERVDVLKDASSAAIYGSRAANGVVLITTKRGNRNQAPRFNFSYSATMQNPTRTYDVLNAREFREYLIEQGREDEIVFGNGDTDWQEEVTNNNALWRQYSVGISGGSDKINYLMSGHVSDQEGIMLGNKLNRYTFSSSLDADLTDRLRVGGHISYNYTDNKQSALSNLGQGAFYRPDLPVFNADGGYSFQDFSGLQRLNPLGDEAKVRSKAVAKNVLGTVYGEYQLFTGLRFRSQLSINLNNDRSDVFHPSYTRRGLENGALLFVQHSEGLSTSWSNTLNFNTTIANDHTIDALAGVSWDHSRLNLDAQSYLGFPDDEILTDINSAQTVLDVSSQATQTALNSLFGRVNYNFKDRYLATFTGRYDGSIKFGPNSRHGFFPSAALAWNVHNENFLSNSELLSQLKLRASLGRTGSDNLPAFSYLVNYLSLNGTDSYYDGVNGIAVDGVPNLDIRWEETDQLDLGLELGMFNGRMNAQVVYFEKKTSGIILFVPVPSQTGYSSWNANIADVSNKGWEIELGGDIIRAKDFRWNSSFNISFIENNVDALNNGATTNFGSTGILEGEPIGVITGYDVVSIAQTQEEIDALNSEAPSGTYYSGLVQPGDYIFRDVNGDNEITPEDITPLGDINPKYYGGWNNSLSYKNFDFSFNFNFVQGNKRNWYRGATEFSSISTTSNVTTQIYNTWTPDNTDAEYARLESATHGNTTTTSKNVKAGDYIRLRSASLSYNFPKEWLANTGIDNLRLSLSGNNLFTISDYPGIDPESVETQQGGATVQLARDTGASYPQARTITIGFNLSL; translated from the coding sequence TTGGTAGAGGCGACCGCAACGGATATGGACGGGAAATTTTCCTTGAAAGCTAAGCCCGGCCACTATCTGGTGGCGACTGGGATAGGCTACATCATGTACTCCGAACAAATCACTGGTAATAAGAATGTGTACGCCATTGAATTAAAAGAAAATGTCAGTACCCTTGAAGAAGTTGTTGTTGTGGGATACGGTTCCACCAAGCGTAAAGACCTGACGGGATCAGTGGCCACCATGAAAGCCAAGGAGATCGTACAGATAAATTCCCAGACCATCGATCAGGCTCTTATTGGAAAAATGTCCGGGGTTCACGTCTCCGCACAGTCCGGGGCACCGGGCAGTGGTGCCATAGTCCATGTAAGGGGACTTAGCCAGTTGGTCGGGGACAACCAACCTTTATATGTTGTGGACGGGGTGCCCATTATCATAAATCCCCGAGTTGCGGGCAGTACGGCCCTCAGCGACAACCGTCAAAACCCATTGTTGTCCATTAATCCTGCGGATATCGAGCGGGTGGATGTGCTAAAGGATGCCTCCTCTGCGGCCATTTATGGTTCCAGGGCGGCCAATGGGGTGGTACTCATCACCACTAAAAGAGGCAATAGAAACCAGGCCCCAAGATTTAATTTCTCTTACAGCGCCACCATGCAGAACCCTACCCGAACCTATGACGTATTGAATGCACGGGAATTCAGGGAGTATCTTATTGAGCAAGGAAGGGAAGACGAAATCGTTTTTGGCAATGGTGATACAGATTGGCAGGAAGAAGTGACCAATAACAATGCGCTCTGGCGCCAATATAGTGTCGGAATTTCTGGCGGTAGTGATAAAATCAACTACTTGATGTCCGGGCATGTGAGCGATCAAGAGGGCATCATGTTGGGCAACAAGTTGAATCGATATACCTTTTCATCAAGTCTGGACGCTGACCTAACGGATAGGTTACGTGTAGGCGGCCATATTAGTTACAATTATACCGATAATAAACAATCTGCATTGAGCAACTTGGGACAAGGTGCATTTTATCGCCCGGACCTACCGGTGTTCAATGCCGATGGGGGCTACTCTTTCCAAGACTTTTCAGGCTTACAGCGTTTGAATCCACTTGGGGATGAGGCCAAAGTAAGAAGCAAGGCCGTGGCCAAAAACGTATTGGGGACGGTCTACGGGGAATATCAGCTCTTTACCGGTCTTCGGTTCAGGTCCCAATTGAGCATCAACCTGAACAATGACCGGAGTGATGTATTTCATCCTTCCTATACCAGACGGGGCTTGGAAAATGGAGCTTTGTTGTTTGTCCAGCACTCGGAAGGGTTGAGCACCTCATGGTCGAACACCTTAAACTTCAACACGACAATTGCGAATGACCATACCATTGATGCGCTTGCCGGGGTCTCTTGGGACCATTCCCGATTAAATTTGGATGCCCAGAGCTATTTGGGATTTCCGGATGATGAGATCCTAACGGACATCAATTCGGCACAAACGGTCTTGGATGTGTCCAGCCAAGCCACCCAAACGGCCTTGAACTCGCTATTCGGGAGGGTCAACTACAATTTTAAGGATAGGTACCTGGCCACTTTTACAGGGAGGTATGATGGGTCGATCAAGTTTGGGCCCAACAGCAGGCACGGCTTTTTTCCATCGGCCGCACTGGCTTGGAACGTACACAATGAAAACTTCCTGAGCAACAGTGAACTGTTGAGCCAGTTGAAGCTTAGGGCAAGTTTGGGCCGAACAGGCTCGGATAATTTGCCCGCTTTTTCATATTTGGTGAATTATTTGTCCTTGAACGGTACGGATTCCTATTACGATGGCGTCAATGGGATCGCTGTGGACGGTGTACCCAATCTGGACATCAGATGGGAGGAGACCGATCAATTGGATCTTGGTTTGGAACTTGGCATGTTCAATGGGCGCATGAATGCCCAAGTGGTGTATTTTGAAAAGAAGACCAGTGGTATTATCCTTTTTGTGCCCGTGCCATCCCAAACGGGCTATTCCAGTTGGAATGCCAATATTGCCGATGTGTCCAATAAAGGTTGGGAAATCGAACTGGGGGGGGACATCATCCGGGCAAAGGACTTTAGGTGGAATTCATCCTTCAACATTTCCTTTATCGAGAACAATGTGGATGCCCTGAACAATGGGGCCACCACCAACTTTGGCAGCACCGGTATTTTAGAAGGTGAACCCATTGGAGTCATCACGGGTTATGATGTGGTGTCCATTGCACAGACACAGGAAGAAATAGACGCCTTGAACAGCGAGGCTCCCAGCGGTACTTACTACAGTGGATTGGTGCAGCCTGGGGATTATATCTTCAGGGATGTCAATGGTGACAATGAGATCACCCCGGAGGACATTACCCCATTAGGGGATATCAATCCAAAGTACTACGGGGGCTGGAACAATTCCTTGAGCTACAAGAACTTTGATTTTTCCTTCAATTTCAATTTTGTACAGGGCAACAAGAGAAATTGGTACAGGGGTGCCACGGAGTTTTCGTCCATAAGCACCACATCCAATGTCACAACACAGATTTACAACACTTGGACGCCCGATAATACAGATGCGGAATATGCCCGCCTGGAATCGGCCACTCATGGCAATACGACCACGACAAGTAAAAATGTCAAGGCCGGCGACTATATAAGGTTGAGATCAGCTTCATTGTCCTATAACTTTCCAAAAGAGTGGTTGGCTAACACGGGCATCGATAACCTGCGATTGAGCCTGTCCGGGAACAACCTGTTCACCATCAGCGACTATCCGGGCATTGACCCAGAAAGTGTTGAAACGCAACAAGGAGGAGCCACAGTGCAATTGGCCCGTGATACCGGGGCCTCCTATCCACAGGCAAGGACCATTACCATAGGATTCAACCTAAGTTTATAA
- a CDS encoding TlpA disulfide reductase family protein, whose amino-acid sequence MKTILYIAVILLALSGTAQEDNFKIKGNFSNIKEADSIFICNVVRKDLVPFARAAVTDGKFTITGRVPHEHRYYTMVTTPEKDTLYGQLFVEKRSVEYSGQFTRYPIFDVKGSKYAHKIYASHKDTAYLNLREKVMDMEARETSDEEKLVLQELQRKLGGYMYNIDKDWFDESHSTYQLYTLYELDPKTDFDAFETKVKYFQERFPDHPETMGIGFAYDYYKEEKEKKEAGTSRKSRVGTAFVDVASVDVEGNTHRLSDILKENKLVLVDFWASWCGPCRAEFPHLRMAYEDYKEKGFEIYAVSLDDSQKKWLTALDEEKTSWINTVDLEAWKSKTVKDYEISGIPYNILVNAEGEILGESVRGKELEEFLNEYFN is encoded by the coding sequence ATGAAGACAATACTATATATTGCTGTAATATTGCTGGCCCTATCGGGTACTGCACAGGAAGATAATTTTAAGATCAAAGGGAACTTTTCCAATATCAAAGAGGCCGATTCCATTTTTATATGCAACGTGGTCCGTAAGGATCTGGTCCCTTTTGCCCGAGCTGCCGTGACGGATGGGAAGTTCACCATTACCGGACGTGTTCCCCATGAGCATCGCTATTATACCATGGTCACCACCCCGGAGAAGGATACCCTTTATGGGCAGCTGTTCGTTGAAAAAAGATCCGTGGAATATTCCGGGCAATTTACCAGATACCCCATATTCGACGTAAAGGGAAGTAAATATGCACATAAAATATATGCCTCCCATAAGGATACGGCCTATCTGAACCTGCGTGAAAAGGTCATGGACATGGAAGCAAGGGAGACCAGCGATGAAGAAAAATTGGTCCTACAGGAATTGCAGCGGAAGTTGGGCGGTTATATGTACAACATAGATAAAGACTGGTTCGATGAATCACACTCCACCTATCAGCTCTATACCTTATATGAGTTGGATCCCAAGACCGACTTTGATGCCTTTGAGACAAAAGTCAAATACTTTCAGGAGCGTTTTCCCGATCATCCAGAGACCATGGGAATTGGGTTTGCCTATGACTATTATAAAGAGGAGAAGGAAAAAAAGGAAGCAGGTACGTCCCGGAAGTCCCGTGTGGGTACAGCCTTTGTTGATGTCGCCTCCGTTGATGTCGAGGGGAACACCCATCGTTTGTCCGATATCTTGAAGGAGAACAAATTGGTGCTGGTGGATTTCTGGGCATCCTGGTGCGGCCCATGCCGTGCAGAGTTCCCTCATTTGCGCATGGCCTATGAGGATTACAAGGAGAAAGGGTTTGAAATCTATGCCGTTTCCTTGGATGATAGCCAAAAGAAATGGCTGACCGCCTTGGATGAGGAAAAGACAAGCTGGATCAATACCGTCGATCTGGAGGCTTGGAAGTCCAAAACTGTCAAGGACTATGAAATATCGGGAATTCCCTATAACATTTTGGTCAATGCAGAAGGTGAGATATTGGGAGAATCCGTTAGGGGAAAGGAACTGGAGGAATTTTTAAACGAATATTTCAACTAA